The proteins below come from a single Triticum urartu cultivar G1812 unplaced genomic scaffold, Tu2.1 TuUngrouped_contig_6852, whole genome shotgun sequence genomic window:
- the LOC125531164 gene encoding transcription factor JUNGBRUNNEN 1-like, with protein sequence MVAKAEMSAMELEKVMSDGEVVLGGAGDEEEDDDDVVLPGYRFHPTDEELVTFYLRRKVARKPLRIEVIREMDIYKHDPWDLPKASTVGGEKEWYFFCLRGRKYRNSIRPNRVTGSGFWKATGIDRPIYS encoded by the exons ATGGTAGCCAAGGCGGAGATGAGCGCCATGGAGTTGGAGAAGGTGATGAGCGACGGGGAGGTGGTGCTCGGCGGCGCcggggacgaggaggaggacgacgacgacgtgGTGCTGCCGGGGTACCGGTTCCACCCCACCGACGAGGAGCTAGTCACCTTCTACCTCCGCCGCAAGGTGGCCAGGAAGCCGCTCCGCATCGAGGTCATCCGGGAGATGGACATCTACAAGCACGACCCATGGGATCTCCCCA AGGCGAGCACGGTCGGTGGGGAGAAAGAGTGGTACTTCTTCTGCCTGAGGGGCAGGAAGTACCGGAACAGCATCCGGCCAAACCGGGTCACCGGCTCCGGCTTCTGGAAGGCCACCGGCATCGACCGGCCCATCTAC